One part of the Magallana gigas chromosome 5, xbMagGiga1.1, whole genome shotgun sequence genome encodes these proteins:
- the LOC105341921 gene encoding uncharacterized protein isoform X1, translating to MSAKLTTKSEKLDSSSSVEYTTESDSSDYFNHGRKLPPKTTEWKMSHLLELGIHFDKSSTDLDTLMSSVKQIFRKPKQSETDSEISKMHKCLIELTKDWWTFSFDFESAEKSLTGEGVVETLTTAEKAIKVFEQENYNIMENLNKTDLGDWRSLQVYSVWRNNLLEFWRYLCVLLIRWGKPYQRVGRFTNLFMAFSKICFLHPEPGNTYSDILQIKDSTVRGTPDIRFMALPPSSSGRKNLELIVVTEVKQYDAFKGDYVKGENFSSENLSPNVLAQHGMQLLMERECSFFFPAGIVGILCIGTKVIFTFLQISQSHYHLIRGKGKVDQTSKATISYTRPYDYMDARDRTEILEAFFWFGQVQSNPKEFT from the exons ATGTCCGCGAAACTTACAACGAAATCAGAAAAGCTTGACAGTTCCTCATCAGTGGAATATACTACCGAATCAGATTCTTCGGATTATTTCAATCATGGTAGGAAATTACCACCCAAAACGACAGAATGGAAAATGTCACATCTCTTGGAACTTGGCATTCACTTTGACAAATCCAGTACTGATCTTGATACTTTAATGTCCAGTGTTAAACAGATTTTTCGGAAACCCAAACAGTCAGAAACTGAttcagaaatttcaaaaatgcataAATGCTTAATCGAATTGACGAAAGATTGGTGGACTTTCTCGTTTGACTTTGAAAGTGCAGAGAAGTCACTGACAGGAGAGGGTGTTGTAGAAACGCTGACAACGGCAGAAAAAGCGATTAAAGTGTTTGAACAGGAAAATTACAACATTATGGAAAACCTAAATAAAACAGATCTGGGGGATTGGAGAAG ttTACAGGTATATTCAGTATGGAGGAATAATCTGTTGGAGTTTTGGAGATATTTATGTGTACTGCTTATAAGGTGGGGGAAACCATATCAAAGAGTGGGGAGATTCACTAACCTGTTCATGGCTTTctccaaaatttgttttctgcATCCAGA ACCAGGGAATACTTATTCAGATATCCTGCAAATAAAAGATAGCACTGTCCGTGGCACACCAGACATCCGTTTTATGGCTTTACCACCATCCTCTTCTGGAAGAAAGAATTTGGAACTCATTGTTGTCACAGAG GTAAAGCAGTATGATGCATTTAAAGGAGATTATGTTAAAGGGGAGAATTTCAGTTCCGAGAATTTATCACCAAATGTTTTGGCTCAACATGGGATGCAGCTCCTCATGGAGAGAGAGTGCTCTTTTTTCTTTCCAGCAGGAATAGTAGGAATTCTTTGTATTGGAACCAAG gttatttttacatttcttCAGATAAGCCAATCTCATTATCACTTAATACGAGGCAAGGGAAAGGTAGATCAGACAAGCAAAGCAACAATATCATATACCAGACCGTATGATTATATGGATGCTAGGGATCGAACTGAAATTCTAGAAGCATTCTTTTGGTTTGGACAAGTGCAATCAAATCCGAAAGAGTTTACATGA
- the LOC105341921 gene encoding uncharacterized protein isoform X2 gives MAFSKICFLHPEPGNTYSDILQIKDSTVRGTPDIRFMALPPSSSGRKNLELIVVTEVKQYDAFKGDYVKGENFSSENLSPNVLAQHGMQLLMERECSFFFPAGIVGILCIGTKVIFTFLQISQSHYHLIRGKGKVDQTSKATISYTRPYDYMDARDRTEILEAFFWFGQVQSNPKEFT, from the exons ATGGCTTTctccaaaatttgttttctgcATCCAGA ACCAGGGAATACTTATTCAGATATCCTGCAAATAAAAGATAGCACTGTCCGTGGCACACCAGACATCCGTTTTATGGCTTTACCACCATCCTCTTCTGGAAGAAAGAATTTGGAACTCATTGTTGTCACAGAG GTAAAGCAGTATGATGCATTTAAAGGAGATTATGTTAAAGGGGAGAATTTCAGTTCCGAGAATTTATCACCAAATGTTTTGGCTCAACATGGGATGCAGCTCCTCATGGAGAGAGAGTGCTCTTTTTTCTTTCCAGCAGGAATAGTAGGAATTCTTTGTATTGGAACCAAG gttatttttacatttcttCAGATAAGCCAATCTCATTATCACTTAATACGAGGCAAGGGAAAGGTAGATCAGACAAGCAAAGCAACAATATCATATACCAGACCGTATGATTATATGGATGCTAGGGATCGAACTGAAATTCTAGAAGCATTCTTTTGGTTTGGACAAGTGCAATCAAATCCGAAAGAGTTTACATGA
- the LOC105341923 gene encoding nuclear pore complex protein Nup160, which yields MAENSRIRYFREVVVPSNSGSKWKERHINTVASVSTLQDIKVPDSSGGYTFTEGGVTNRFIYWRTTSNVLELVEESLDYNLLGSQIRFHFHDTQIIGGISIHESHGNVIVLVVTAISVHRLVFPHPSKLIKNNIGYTQSSQPLPSIFNYASDLESHWSKYLLNHGGNFSSQIQAAASSQNMEGEAQFALSSNEGSVLLIKMPPLNIQGIVQQFELFKSSMMQKLWTQLVPVAMRGSQGSLESATGLVIHPFRGDTYVFAICRDHKIRVWSTRSLECVSIYNILETCPELKHAPPATGAGHKLVKVMTSDAVNLLLCVHLNFKERNQFCFVQPELQSGRLQHLHVATVVGVAEDLIDYCVTADKLWTLWTNSSGESIARVCHMSGELREGNWVEVILHPSDAGEILVSQHTDPREVYTEKMFQPKRFNLYDIHKALNVYRRSMNATVPLDLDINTLKHEVTEAVEDAIRNSAMANEISEEEYCDLQMEQWSKFYSGVVQYQEVGGKMKGFFVEPNTGLVCIIKKGGLSFIRPCDPIEELYLGDGHWSAEDLNEITLADLRTLGMCLSLIGSKISEDMVVQFEDSLLMKESPEEAVRPIVEDLFFNTSLVEISLDSLGALVQNIHDLPNCLHLILNSLDLTKATLEDEESDMESEQQLIDGQILTSDSAIVFLTTTLHQTSDTRFRVLRDLLLFLTSTISLGDRDGITPEVSETLYDMIPRTSSLLQSYAVLKWASTKVATVSHSNSLEMNLRLLASLEVAENSGLTNVQKAVSSNVTVAELFIRGIGGNQARANLSRTERILDNTGQLCNWAILRITRSIQFLLWPLNENFLFPEFLASCCQYLPLQEYCFQLNHWCEVNPASRKFMLGLCYLHFGEAQKAAQCYTEAKAGLQTEAFLTQSLLQTDELNPRVLEVLYYLKVIRQFEEFDYADTVVHLARTAISIADQDDENTATLWSKIFKYQLEMGHNDEAYNAMVSNPDPSRRKDCLRQLLVTLYERKDLQTLVGFPYIDLQEEVVSILESRARTVDITTQNYYDILYAFYVTRNNFGKAGAVMYEHGMRLGREVPPKQGLQKQAHCYLAAMNALRLVNPIYAWIVKPSVYTEMQVMSGKDNFNGDEKEDISATKRVEILELEDIEKEYILVDARLELLKQDKSNSVGSGPTPGADEMVGLLVNAGMYDKALTICQLFGMKLTSVFDSLALRCVNLAKSCSHSTLADSTTLTQAWDWLKLNDLPTPGLKESSAADSAWSLLQHYLRVHEDSTAQLHRTVTIRLLSQGFPLPSWMIKSYKELHWSDLLRRYVDYDQLEDAVVLTVEYVDALLWTYTGHDCPEFNLKSCSRPVPQSSWLPYTCIDQLSQALKDMKQDSHHDRLAEMLEYKLAIYFQKMRHLSEQILTK from the exons AACATTGGATACACCCAGAGCAGTCAACCGCTGCCATCAATCTTCAACTATGCATCAGACTTGGAGAGTCATTGGAGTAAATATTTGTTGAACCATGGCGGGAATTTCTCATCACAGATCCAGGCAGCTGCTTCCTCTCAGAACATGGAGGGAGAGGCCCAGTTTGCTCTCAGTAGCAATGAGGGGAGCGTTCTTTTGATCAAAATGCCTCCCCTTAATATTCAAG GCATTGTGCAGCAGTTTGAACTCTTCAAGTCTTCAATGATGCAGAAGTTGTGGACCCAGCTGGTTCCTGTAGCCATGAG GGGGAGTCAGGGATCCCTGGAGTCAGCCACGGGACTGGTGATCCATCCCTTCAGGGGAGACACCTACGTCTTTGCCATCTGCAGGGACCACAAAATCAGGGTGTGGTCTACTagg AGTCTTGAGTGTGTTTCTATATACAACATCTTGGAAACTTGTCCTGAGTTAAAACATGCACCACCTGCAACTG GTGCCGGCCATAAGCTGGTTAAAGTGATGACAAGTGATGCTGTCAACTTGCTGTTATGTGTCCATCTGAATTTTAAAGAGCGTAATCAG TTTTGTTTTGTACAACCTGAACTACAGAGCGGCCGTTTGCAGCACTTGCATGTTGCGACTGTGGTGGGTGTGGCCGAGGATTTGATTGACTACTGTGTGACCGCGGATAAGCTGTGGACCCTGTGGACCAATAGCTCAGGGGAGAGCATCGCGCGAGTCTGCCACATGTCCGG AGAGCTTCGAGAAGGTAACTGGGTTGAGGTAATACTTCACCCCTCGGACGCTGGGGAGATCTTGGTCAGCCAGCACACTGACCCCAGGGAAGTCTACACGGAGAAAATGTTCCAACCCAAACGATTCAACCTGTACGACATTCACAAAGCTCTTAAT GTGTACAGACGATCAATGAATGCCACTGTTCCCTTAGACCTGGACATTAATACACTAAAACATGAAGTCACAGAGGCCGTGGAGGATGCT attcGAAATTCAGCAATGGCCAATGAAATATCAGAAGAGGAGTACTGTGATTTACAGATGGAGCAGTGGTCCAAGTTCTACTCAGGGGTGGTTCAATATCAAGAG GTTGGAGGGAAAATGAAAGGTTTCTTTGTTGAACCCAACACTGGATTAGTGTGCATAATCAAAAAG GGTGGACTGAGCTTTATTAGACCTTGTGATCCCATTGAAGAGCTGTACCTGGGTGATGGACATTGGTCAGCTGAAGACTTga ATGAGATTACTTTGGCGGATTTGAGGACTTTGGGGATGTGTCTAAGTTTGATTGGCAGCAAGATCTCAGAGGACATGGTGGTCCAGTTTGAGGACTCCCTTCTGATGAAGGAGTCGCCAGAGGAGGCAGTGAGGCCCATAGTAGAGGACCTTTTCTTCAACACAAG CTTGGTTGAAATTTCCCTGGATTCATTGGGAGCTTTGGTTCAGAACATACATGATTTACCAAACTGTCTGCATCTTATACTAAACTCTTTAGATCTCACCAAGGCTACACTAGAGGATGAGGAAAGTG ATATGGAGAGTGAGCAGCAGCTGATAGATGGACAGATTTTGACCAGTGATTCAGCCATTGTTTTCCTGACCACGACTCTCCATCAGACGTCGGACACGCGGTTCCGAGTTCTCCGGGATCTCCTGTTGTTCCTGACCTCTACCATCAGCCTCGGAGACCGG GATGGAATCACCCCTGAGGTCAGTGAGACCCTTTATGACATGATCCCGAGGACCAGTTCTCTACTACAGTCATATGCTGTGTTGAAGTGGGCATCAACTAAAGTGGCCACTGTCAGCCACTCAAATTCATT GGAAATGAATCTTCGACTGCTAGCCAGTCTTGAAGTAGCAGAAAACTCTGGATTGACTAATGTGCAGAAAGCAG TCTCCTCCAATGTGACTGTTGCTGAACTCTTCATTCGAGGCATCGGTGGCAACCAAGCACGAGCAAACCTCAGTCGCACAGAAAGAATCCTGGACAACACAGGGCAGCTGTGCAATTGGGCCATTCTGAGAATAACCAGATCTATCCAATTCTTACTGTGGCCTCTGAATGAAAACTTCCTGTTCCCAGAATTCCTTGCCAGCTGTTGCCAGTACCTCCCTCTGCAAGAATATTGTTTTCAGTTAAATCATTGGTGTGAAGTCAATCCTGCTTCCAGAAAATTCATGCTTGGGCTTTGTTATCTGCATTTTGG AGAGGCACAAAAGGCTGCACAGTGTTACACTGAGGCCAAGGCAGGACTGCAGACGGAGGCCTTCCTAACACAGAGTCTGCTGCAGACGGACGAGCTCAACCCCCGGGTCTTGGAAGTTCTCTATTACCTCAAG GTCATTCGACAATTTGAGGAGTTTGACTATGCTGATACAGTTGTCCACTTAGCAAGAACAGCCATAAGTATTGCAGACCAAGATGATGAAAATACT GCCACTTTGTGGTCAAAGATTTTCAAGTATCAGCTGGAAATGGGTCATAATGATGAAGCATACAATGCCATGGTTAGCAACCCTGACCCATCAAG GAGAAAAGACTGCCTTCGACAGCTTTTGGTGACTTTGTATGAGAGAAAGGATCTTCAAACACTAGTGGGGTTCCCTTACATTGATCTTCAAGAAGAG GTGGTTTCTATCTTGGAGTCTAGAGCGAGAACAGTGGACATTACTACACAGAACTACTACGACATTCTCTATGCTTTCTATGTGACCAGAAACAACTTTGGAAAGG CGGGGGCTGTAATGTACGAGCATGGTATGAGGCTAGGGAGGGAGGTTCCCCCTAAACAGGGTCTCCAGAAGCAGGCCCACTGTTACCTAGCAGCCATGAACGCCCTCCGTCTGGTCAACCCAATATATGCATGGATTGTGAAACCTTCTGTGTACACTGAAATGCAG GTGATGTCAGGCAAGGACAATTTTAATGGAGACGAGAAAGAAGACATATCag CGACAAAGAGAGTGGAGATCTTGGAACTTGAGGACATCGAAAAGGAGTATATATTAGTTGATGCCCGTCTAGAGCTGCTAAAGCAAGATAAAAGCAACTCAGTCGGATCAG GTCCTACCCCTGGAGCGGACGAGATGGTAGGATTACTCGTGAATGCTGGGATGTATGACAAAGCGCTGACAATTTGTCAGCTCTTTGGGATGAAACTGACATCTGTATTTGACAGTCTGGCACTTAG ATGTGTCAACTTGGCTAAAAGCTGCAGCCACTCAACACTGGCTGACAGTACTACTCTGACGCAAGCCTGGGACTGGCTCAAACTGAACGACCTGCCCACCCCTGGCCTCAAGGAAAGCAG TGCTGCAGACTCTGCCTGGAGCCTCCTTCAGCACTACCTGAGGGTCCACGAGGACAGCACCGCCCAGCTCCACCGCACGGTCACCATCCGCCTCCTCTCCCAGGGATTCCCACTACCCTCCTGGATGATCAAATCATATAAG GAGCTGCACTGGTCCGATCTGCTGCGGCGGTACGTGGACTATGACCAGCTGGAGGATGCGGTGGTGCTGACCGTGGAGTATGTGGATGCCTTACTGTGGACATACACCGGCCATGACTGCCCCGAATTCAATCTCAAG TCCTGCTCGAGGCCGGTCCCTCAAAGCAGCTGGTTACCTTACACCTGCATAGACCAATTATCTCAAGCTCTTAAAGACATGAAACAAGATTCACACCATGATAGG CTGGCTGAAATGCTGGAGTACAAGCTGGCTATCTACTTCCAGAAAATGAGACACCTCTCCGAACAGATTTTGACGAAATAA